Proteins encoded within one genomic window of Methanosarcina barkeri str. Wiesmoor:
- a CDS encoding 30S ribosomal protein S13 — MLYTFPWREYMVEEKNNEEIRHLVRIMNTDLKGAKPVEYALTGLPGIGRRTAILIAKGAGVDPTATLGYLPDEEVAKLDRAIGNFEGIVPSWMLNRQKDLATGQDKHLLGTDILLTFREDINNLKKVRAYRGLRHERGLKVRGQRTKSTGRRGSTVGVSRRK, encoded by the coding sequence ATGCTGTATACATTCCCCTGGAGGGAATATATGGTAGAAGAAAAGAATAATGAAGAAATAAGGCATCTTGTTCGGATTATGAATACCGACCTGAAGGGGGCAAAACCCGTAGAGTATGCCCTTACAGGTCTCCCGGGAATAGGGAGGCGCACCGCTATCCTTATCGCAAAAGGCGCAGGGGTAGACCCTACTGCTACACTTGGATATCTGCCAGATGAAGAAGTGGCAAAGCTAGACCGCGCAATCGGAAACTTTGAGGGAATTGTTCCATCCTGGATGTTGAACAGGCAAAAAGACCTGGCAACAGGACAGGACAAGCATCTGCTGGGAACAGACATCTTACTGACTTTCAGGGAAGATATTAACAACCTGAAGAAGGTTCGCGCCTACAGAGGACTCAGGCATGAAAGGGGCCTTAAAGTCAGAGGACAGAGAACAAAATCTACAGGTCGCCGCGGGTCAACTGTCGGTGTCAGTAGGAGAAAGTGA
- a CDS encoding 30S ribosomal protein S4 — protein sequence MAYPGKKSKSFETPRHPWQEARMASEVQLVKAYGLRNKREVWKAASTLRMYRSEARRLLASAANSQERGLEGHQKTQSEEILAKLIRYGIIKSDADIDDILSLKTENILERRLQTQVLRLGLARTVVQARQFITHGHIAINGRKATVPGMLVSKEDEMHIGYYATSPLVSESHPERPVQVASVLADSTTTLRAVAEAKQAKEKPPERGGRKRRGRR from the coding sequence ATGGCATATCCAGGTAAAAAAAGTAAAAGTTTCGAGACTCCCAGGCACCCCTGGCAGGAAGCCAGGATGGCATCTGAAGTTCAGCTTGTAAAGGCATACGGCCTCAGAAACAAGAGAGAAGTTTGGAAAGCAGCCAGTACGCTTAGAATGTACAGGTCTGAAGCCCGGAGATTACTTGCAAGCGCTGCAAACTCTCAGGAAAGAGGACTTGAAGGGCATCAGAAGACACAATCTGAAGAAATTCTTGCGAAGCTTATCCGCTATGGCATCATCAAATCAGATGCTGATATTGATGACATTCTTTCTTTAAAAACTGAAAATATTCTCGAAAGGAGACTCCAGACTCAGGTTCTCCGTCTCGGGCTTGCCAGGACAGTTGTTCAGGCTCGCCAGTTTATCACTCACGGTCACATCGCAATAAACGGCAGAAAAGCTACAGTTCCGGGGATGCTTGTCTCCAAGGAAGATGAAATGCATATCGGGTACTATGCAACCTCTCCGCTTGTTAGCGAATCTCATCCTGAAAGACCTGTGCAGGTAGCATCTGTTCTTGCAGACAGCACAACCACTTTAAGGGCTGTTGCAGAAGCAAAGCAGGCTAAAGAGAAACCTCCTGAAAGAGGCGGAAGGAAGAGGAGAGGGAGGAGATAA
- a CDS encoding 30S ribosomal protein S11, giving the protein MADMKWAVAHIKSSFNNTIITVTDITGAETIAKSSGGMVVKAARDESSPYTAMQMAGQLADQLRDKGIHGIHIRVRAPGGNKQRSPGPGAQAAIRAFARAGIRIGRIEDVTPVPHDGTRPKGGRRV; this is encoded by the coding sequence ATGGCAGACATGAAATGGGCCGTAGCTCACATTAAATCTTCATTTAACAACACAATTATTACTGTAACCGATATCACAGGGGCTGAAACCATTGCAAAGTCTTCCGGTGGTATGGTTGTAAAAGCTGCAAGAGACGAGAGCTCTCCTTATACTGCCATGCAGATGGCAGGCCAGCTTGCTGACCAGCTCAGGGATAAGGGTATCCATGGCATCCATATAAGGGTAAGAGCGCCTGGTGGAAACAAGCAGAGAAGCCCGGGCCCCGGCGCTCAGGCTGCAATCAGGGCTTTTGCAAGAGCAGGAATCCGGATTGGCAGGATTGAAGATGTTACTCCTGTCCCGCACGACGGCACTCGTCCCAAAGGCGGAAGACGTGTATAA
- a CDS encoding DNA-directed RNA polymerase subunit D yields MTMEVDILELSDRSAKFVLSKVSTSFANGIRRAMIADVPTLAIEYVNLYENTSVLYDEQLALRLSLIPLVTDVETYVPQAECDVCGGEGCPACEVSLTLSAEGPCTVYSRDLISSDPKIQPADPNIPIVELKKGQKLVLEALAHMGYGRDSVKWQAGVACGYKNVPVITIENCDACGHCAAECPKGIIRFEESGAKVSSEDVLKCSLCKLCEQVCDIHAIKIGFDENAFVFTMESDGSYTAKDLALNASNVIKGKAEELLSILDQF; encoded by the coding sequence ATGACGATGGAAGTAGACATTCTGGAGTTATCGGATAGATCTGCAAAATTCGTGCTTTCAAAAGTAAGCACATCTTTTGCCAACGGCATTCGGCGCGCCATGATCGCAGATGTACCAACACTTGCGATTGAATATGTGAACCTTTACGAAAATACCTCGGTACTCTATGATGAGCAGCTGGCTCTACGTCTGTCCTTAATCCCGCTTGTTACGGATGTAGAGACATATGTGCCACAGGCAGAATGCGACGTCTGCGGAGGAGAAGGTTGTCCTGCCTGCGAGGTTTCCTTAACCCTGAGTGCAGAAGGTCCGTGCACGGTTTATTCTCGGGATCTTATTTCCTCTGACCCGAAGATACAGCCGGCTGATCCCAATATTCCTATTGTTGAGCTGAAAAAAGGGCAGAAGCTTGTGCTTGAGGCCCTTGCTCATATGGGCTATGGCAGGGACAGTGTTAAATGGCAGGCAGGAGTCGCTTGCGGCTACAAGAATGTGCCTGTTATAACCATTGAAAACTGCGATGCATGTGGGCACTGTGCAGCCGAATGTCCAAAAGGCATTATACGGTTTGAAGAGTCAGGGGCCAAAGTTTCTAGCGAAGATGTCCTGAAATGTTCACTCTGTAAACTCTGTGAACAGGTCTGTGATATTCACGCGATAAAAATTGGCTTCGATGAGAATGCCTTTGTGTTTACAATGGAGTCCGATGGTTCTTACACAGCCAAAGACCTTGCCCTTAATGCGTCAAATGTGATCAAAGGCAAAGCTGAAGAACTCTTGAGCATTCTGGACCAATTCTGA
- a CDS encoding DUF429 domain-containing protein, with protein MPKLRTLLMNKKMFVGVDGYKAGWFAVALTETDSFGVFQFPKISDLYSFFCDGNTHVRILVDIPIGLVDSKSNFKRRFCDVEARRLLKSYRQSSVFPTPCREAIYAKSYESACDINEEVTGKRLTKQTWGIVPKIREMNDFLIATDSAKKKIIETHPEVCFWVLAGKPMEYSKKKSEGFNERKKLLQEICTSTDEIVQNALFKYRRKDVARDDILDALVASVTAKLSFQRGLKLIPEIPEKDSQGLPMQIVYTTVC; from the coding sequence ATGCCTAAACTGCGAACCCTGCTTATGAACAAAAAAATGTTTGTTGGTGTAGACGGGTACAAAGCAGGTTGGTTTGCAGTTGCACTAACAGAAACTGATAGCTTTGGTGTATTTCAGTTTCCTAAAATCTCGGATCTCTATAGCTTTTTTTGTGATGGCAATACTCATGTGCGTATACTTGTGGACATTCCTATTGGTTTAGTAGATAGCAAATCTAATTTCAAGAGAAGGTTTTGTGATGTAGAAGCTCGAAGACTACTGAAATCCTACAGGCAGTCCAGTGTTTTTCCAACTCCCTGTAGAGAAGCCATCTATGCAAAAAGCTATGAAAGCGCTTGCGACATCAATGAAGAAGTTACAGGCAAGCGACTTACAAAACAAACATGGGGAATAGTTCCAAAAATTAGAGAAATGAATGATTTTCTTATAGCCACAGATTCTGCGAAGAAAAAAATAATAGAAACTCATCCAGAAGTTTGTTTCTGGGTTCTTGCCGGAAAGCCAATGGAATATTCTAAAAAAAAGAGTGAAGGTTTTAACGAAAGAAAAAAGCTACTACAAGAAATTTGCACTTCCACAGATGAAATTGTACAGAATGCTCTTTTTAAATACAGACGTAAAGATGTAGCAAGAGACGATATTCTTGATGCTCTGGTCGCCTCTGTAACGGCAAAGTTATCTTTTCAGAGAGGACTAAAATTAATCCCTGAAATTCCTGAAAAAGATTCACAAGGTCTTCCTATGCAGATAGTTTATACAACGGTTTGCTAA
- a CDS encoding NUDIX hydrolase, producing MNDILFRTENWIFSYRVAGIMIHNNKVLLQKPTNDTGFAFPGGHISFGETNAEALIREFKEEIGADISITDLKWVAEIFFPWGEKPCHQICNYYQVTLTDKTQIPLDGQFISSEHLEGRDFTIEFHWIPIDSMNDIEVYPTNAAELLSLLGEGVQHFVYREG from the coding sequence ATGAATGATATTCTTTTTAGGACTGAGAACTGGATATTCAGCTACCGTGTTGCAGGGATAATGATACATAATAACAAAGTGCTCCTGCAAAAGCCAACAAATGATACTGGGTTTGCTTTTCCCGGAGGACATATCTCATTTGGCGAAACGAACGCGGAAGCATTAATCCGTGAATTCAAAGAAGAAATTGGCGCGGACATTTCGATAACTGATCTTAAATGGGTTGCCGAGATTTTCTTTCCATGGGGCGAAAAGCCATGCCACCAGATATGTAATTATTATCAGGTGACTTTGACTGATAAAACGCAAATTCCGCTGGATGGACAGTTCATTAGTTCGGAGCATCTTGAAGGCAGAGATTTTACCATAGAGTTTCACTGGATTCCCATTGACAGTATGAATGATATCGAGGTCTACCCAACGAATGCGGCAGAATTGCTTAGCTTATTAGGCGAAGGTGTGCAGCACTTTGTATACCGGGAGGGATAG
- a CDS encoding DUF234 domain-containing protein produces the protein MKCRPAEYRVEHRIPVTDSPEKSKRGRYFLKDNFFRFYGRFVYPMYSQYMAGNYSPMLEKVRKEWQSYTGKIFEDIVRELLVKKMISDYPDIGSWWNRKRDEIDILGVNRQGRKVLAIEVKNKELGESEAREILELTLDKTKLVKGISGQELKVGIVARKVKGRERLEGDGFLVWELEELIP, from the coding sequence ATGAAATGTCGACCTGCCGAATATAGGGTGGAACACCGGATTCCTGTCACGGACAGTCCTGAAAAAAGCAAGAGAGGACGGTATTTCCTGAAAGATAATTTCTTCAGGTTCTATGGCCGCTTCGTATATCCTATGTACAGCCAGTATATGGCAGGCAATTATTCTCCTATGCTGGAAAAGGTTCGGAAGGAATGGCAGAGTTACACAGGCAAGATATTCGAGGATATTGTTCGTGAACTGCTGGTTAAAAAGATGATCAGCGATTATCCGGATATTGGGAGCTGGTGGAACAGGAAGAGGGATGAGATTGATATTCTTGGAGTAAATCGCCAGGGGAGAAAAGTTCTGGCAATTGAGGTCAAGAATAAAGAACTGGGTGAAAGCGAGGCCAGAGAAATCCTGGAGTTGACGCTTGATAAAACAAAATTAGTAAAAGGGATATCTGGTCAGGAATTGAAAGTAGGGATAGTGGCCAGAAAGGTCAAAGGCAGAGAACGCCTGGAAGGCGATGGATTCCTTGTATGGGAACTGGAAGAGCTTATTCCATAA
- a CDS encoding type II toxin-antitoxin system HicA family toxin: MKIKKKTPDKTLVVIVPDHPEIPVGILKSIIWQAGITDDEFIKLL, encoded by the coding sequence ATCAAAATTAAAAAGAAGACTCCAGATAAAACGCTCGTTGTTATCGTCCCGGATCATCCGGAAATTCCGGTAGGGATATTGAAATCTATAATCTGGCAAGCCGGGATAACCGACGACGAGTTTATCAAGCTTCTGTAA
- a CDS encoding DUF2283 domain-containing protein gives MLQGSQVNKYDYDIQSDSIFFYGSDKKYRSSIDLDGIILDVSEDNYIIGIEILDVSEKFNVSKMDLINIKHFEANIEISKENIKITMEMRLYKRNGLINRSLDTLGLNSMNLPASTQGIALNC, from the coding sequence ATGCTTCAGGGCTCTCAGGTGAATAAATACGATTACGATATTCAGAGTGACAGCATTTTCTTTTATGGGAGCGATAAGAAATACAGATCATCTATTGATCTGGACGGCATAATACTTGATGTAAGTGAAGATAATTATATCATAGGAATTGAGATTCTTGATGTTTCCGAGAAATTTAATGTTTCAAAAATGGATTTGATCAACATCAAACACTTTGAAGCGAATATTGAGATCAGTAAAGAAAATATTAAAATAACTATGGAAATGAGGCTGTATAAGAGAAATGGCCTGATTAACAGATCTCTTGATACTCTGGGATTAAACAGCATGAATCTTCCGGCCAGCACGCAGGGAATTGCACTCAATTGCTGA
- a CDS encoding DNA repair exonuclease, whose protein sequence is MKKTKMSTNSGRVRTLSFVHAADLHLDSPFTGISEIDPELGERLAKATFQAYEAIIKLCMEEEVDFLLIAGDVYDSADKSLYAQVRFIEGLRKLETAGIQVFICHGNHDPLDGWSASLTWPENVHIMSGDRAEVVEFKKEGETAAVIVGMSYPTRHIMKNLVKNFPRKEDNWPFTIGLLHCSVGSNPEHDPYAPCTLQDLRKINYDYWALGHIHTPSIVCKEAPVVIYPGNPQGRHLGENGARGCFVVDVSSGGDISTRFMETDSVRWYIREISIEGLEKEGELIESLQSQLDEMRENSGGRSVICSFVLKGRGPLHHIFRQDGFLEDLLRLLREGETWGRQFLWVERIEDDTLFPVERELLLKREDFVGDLVKIVEGSKTDEKALDEFREALSPLFGSRNGRKHISIIDDEEMNSLLQRAENILLDALLTEEDNAN, encoded by the coding sequence ATGAAAAAAACAAAAATGTCGACAAATTCTGGCAGGGTTAGGACTTTGAGTTTTGTCCATGCTGCGGATTTACACCTTGACAGTCCATTTACAGGAATTTCAGAAATTGATCCTGAGCTTGGGGAAAGGCTTGCGAAAGCTACCTTTCAGGCTTATGAGGCAATTATTAAACTCTGTATGGAGGAAGAAGTTGACTTTTTGCTTATTGCGGGGGATGTCTATGACAGTGCTGACAAGAGCCTTTATGCGCAGGTGAGGTTTATAGAGGGGCTCAGGAAACTCGAAACTGCCGGGATTCAGGTTTTTATATGCCACGGGAACCACGATCCTCTTGACGGCTGGTCGGCAAGCCTAACTTGGCCCGAAAACGTACATATCATGAGTGGGGACAGGGCCGAAGTTGTGGAATTCAAAAAAGAAGGAGAAACTGCCGCTGTTATAGTGGGGATGAGCTATCCAACACGGCACATAATGAAAAATCTTGTGAAAAACTTTCCAAGAAAAGAGGATAACTGGCCGTTTACTATAGGGCTGCTGCATTGCAGCGTGGGAAGCAACCCGGAACATGACCCTTATGCACCCTGTACTCTGCAGGACCTCAGAAAGATTAACTATGATTACTGGGCGCTTGGCCATATCCATACTCCTTCTATAGTTTGTAAAGAGGCTCCGGTTGTGATATATCCTGGAAACCCACAGGGCAGACATCTAGGCGAAAACGGAGCCAGGGGGTGTTTTGTTGTGGATGTTTCTTCGGGAGGAGATATTTCTACCAGATTCATGGAGACCGACTCTGTCCGCTGGTATATCAGGGAAATTTCCATAGAAGGCCTGGAAAAAGAAGGGGAGCTAATAGAAAGCCTTCAAAGCCAGCTTGATGAAATGAGGGAAAATTCCGGAGGAAGGTCTGTGATTTGCAGTTTTGTCCTTAAAGGAAGGGGACCGCTGCATCACATTTTCAGGCAAGACGGATTTCTTGAAGACCTCCTGCGTTTGCTCAGGGAAGGTGAAACCTGGGGCCGGCAGTTCCTTTGGGTAGAGCGCATTGAGGATGATACACTTTTTCCCGTAGAAAGGGAGCTTCTTCTGAAAAGGGAAGATTTTGTGGGAGATCTGGTAAAAATTGTGGAGGGCTCGAAGACCGATGAAAAAGCCCTGGATGAGTTTCGTGAAGCCCTTTCCCCGCTTTTTGGTTCCAGGAACGGGAGAAAACACATTTCCATAATTGATGATGAAGAGATGAATTCTCTGCTTCAGCGCGCTGAAAATATCCTGCTTGATGCCTTGCTCACGGAGGAAGATAATGCAAATTAA
- a CDS encoding AAA family ATPase has product MQINAIHIDGFGKFSSLSMEGLPSGLVVFTGANEAGKSTLFTFIRRMFFGIPNTRLCNLYPPLEGGKHGGRLAVVDSAGDRWVIERSAGRKEDVKVVLPDGNTGGRAELLKLLGHADRNVFENIYAFGLEELQSFETLNDQSINSKLYSAGTGVGVSISGLMNSISSVENSLYRPRGSKPLINELFRKIGKTEVKIAEFERVQKKYDSLHFELEQKTLEIGQLKEKSQNIRKKLNHIQNLLSIWEDWKIFCESKTTLESLPELESFPEKGEEKLMRVQERIEEIRETISKLQQDLDKNAVKERNLSPDESLLKQKDAVLELGSGIEKYRSEEKVLPSLEMNLRQEKAELSELLLELGPAWDEKALERFDRSIPAKESVIQMRRSVDEIEDKIKETGNELQQILNSIERVLQENDLFEESLLVHRDQVVELGNGIEKYQADKDFLLSGTQELQDRKAELRETLSGLGEGWDETALGLFEHSIPSKETVFRKQREMDEAEKTIERYRDRLELALEEIKEVCEEIEVLKEKIEVYSILPRPEEVKQDLEAVSYLRVTYPLLREKEGELKGLEKEEMLFAALRPRETKHEDGLPLWPAGMVLLAGCIGLVYESINGTLLSGLVIFLLLFATSAVYFLKATNKSSIPPAEEEHLEDSESRKQNVKDSKEKLFREISALKASMKARAKKCGFEDIPDPSVREQKADELQRAMVELKTAWELRQREEKLQKKLDKLNSNYIELKETIRAQEANQEEIFQEWKAWLISSGLSPELSPEHVLEIFSAIRACLEKQKNIKELEKQVKLKEATVKKYEEKACSILEACRRPISGIALESEIAKLREDVSFAFNQAERVRKLEAESEGLNRKKEELEARLLEEKKTRNAFAEKWTNWLGTYGLDPSLSVESVLEIFSVIWTCFDRQRAIRKLEEQIASSRKSIEAYEAKVAGVMQVCGRPLSGLSFDTQVEKLRSDLEKASDEARNLQQLKTKSEELKIELEAARDKYKEAAEELAVLLGSGSAETEEEFYENSRLWAQRTELENRKKEAEQQIWRISGSDEEYRIFIKELQASDPSGLKEENRRLEECLKSLEQDISDTIDRRGAIRNQIGQLEQGSEGSLTRVMQESLLEELHEKSREWASLVLAREILAKAVKVYEKERQPAVIVEAQAFFSKITGGRYTRIYSPLNSTEIYVEDRDGRQKSIQELSRGTAEQLYLSLRFGFIREFGRHSESLPIVFDDVLVNFDPERCKSTCEAIKDLASDNQIFYFTCHPETVRMLVESFPETRAVDLDAV; this is encoded by the coding sequence ATGCAAATTAATGCCATCCATATTGATGGTTTTGGCAAGTTTTCCAGTTTGTCGATGGAAGGCCTGCCTTCAGGCCTGGTTGTTTTTACAGGGGCAAATGAGGCCGGAAAATCGACATTGTTCACTTTTATCCGGAGAATGTTTTTCGGTATTCCTAACACAAGGCTCTGCAACCTTTATCCTCCACTTGAAGGGGGAAAGCATGGGGGAAGACTTGCAGTCGTCGATTCTGCTGGAGATCGATGGGTCATAGAAAGAAGTGCAGGTCGAAAAGAAGATGTAAAGGTTGTACTTCCAGATGGGAATACAGGAGGCAGGGCTGAACTCCTTAAACTGCTGGGCCACGCAGACAGAAATGTCTTTGAAAATATCTATGCTTTTGGCCTTGAAGAACTTCAGAGTTTTGAGACCCTGAACGACCAGAGCATCAACAGTAAACTATACAGTGCAGGCACAGGAGTTGGAGTTTCCATCTCAGGACTGATGAACTCAATCAGCAGCGTTGAAAACAGCCTGTATAGGCCTAGAGGTAGTAAACCCCTCATAAATGAGCTGTTCAGGAAAATAGGAAAAACTGAAGTAAAAATTGCCGAATTTGAGAGGGTCCAGAAAAAATATGATTCTCTCCATTTCGAACTGGAACAGAAAACCCTGGAGATTGGCCAACTAAAAGAAAAGTCTCAGAATATAAGGAAAAAATTAAATCACATTCAAAACCTGCTTTCCATCTGGGAAGACTGGAAGATCTTCTGTGAGTCAAAAACTACCCTTGAAAGCTTACCTGAACTTGAGAGTTTCCCTGAAAAAGGGGAAGAGAAGCTTATGAGGGTTCAGGAAAGAATTGAAGAAATAAGGGAAACTATTTCGAAGCTGCAGCAGGACCTGGATAAAAATGCCGTTAAAGAACGAAACCTTTCCCCGGACGAAAGCCTTCTGAAGCAAAAAGATGCGGTGCTGGAACTGGGAAGCGGAATTGAGAAGTACAGGTCTGAAGAAAAAGTGCTCCCTTCTCTGGAAATGAACCTCAGGCAGGAAAAAGCCGAGCTTTCTGAGCTTCTTCTGGAACTTGGGCCAGCCTGGGATGAGAAAGCTCTGGAGCGTTTTGACCGCTCTATTCCTGCAAAGGAATCCGTTATTCAGATGCGAAGGTCAGTAGACGAAATTGAGGATAAAATAAAAGAGACCGGAAACGAACTCCAGCAGATCCTTAACAGCATTGAAAGAGTCCTTCAGGAAAATGATCTTTTTGAAGAAAGTCTTCTCGTACACAGAGACCAGGTTGTCGAACTTGGAAACGGAATCGAAAAATACCAGGCTGATAAGGACTTTCTTCTTTCCGGAACTCAGGAACTTCAGGATAGAAAGGCTGAACTCAGGGAAACTCTGTCAGGGCTTGGGGAAGGATGGGACGAAACTGCTCTTGGTCTTTTCGAGCACTCAATTCCTTCAAAAGAAACTGTATTCAGAAAACAAAGGGAAATGGATGAGGCCGAAAAAACAATTGAAAGATACCGCGACAGACTCGAACTTGCCCTTGAAGAAATTAAAGAAGTCTGTGAGGAAATCGAAGTTCTCAAAGAGAAAATTGAGGTATACTCGATCCTCCCCAGGCCTGAAGAGGTGAAGCAGGATCTTGAAGCTGTAAGTTATCTCAGGGTGACCTACCCTCTCTTGAGGGAAAAAGAAGGTGAACTCAAAGGCCTGGAAAAAGAAGAGATGCTTTTTGCAGCTTTAAGACCTCGGGAAACCAAACATGAGGACGGGCTACCCCTCTGGCCTGCAGGAATGGTTCTGCTTGCAGGTTGCATTGGCCTGGTATATGAGAGCATTAACGGCACCCTACTTTCCGGACTTGTCATATTTTTACTCCTTTTCGCTACTTCTGCGGTATACTTCTTGAAAGCTACTAATAAGTCCTCAATCCCTCCTGCCGAGGAAGAGCACCTGGAGGACTCTGAATCCCGAAAACAGAACGTAAAGGACTCAAAGGAAAAGTTGTTCAGAGAGATTAGTGCACTGAAAGCATCCATGAAAGCCCGTGCAAAAAAGTGTGGTTTTGAAGACATTCCTGACCCATCAGTACGAGAACAGAAAGCCGATGAGCTGCAGAGGGCCATGGTTGAGTTGAAGACTGCCTGGGAACTGCGCCAGAGGGAGGAAAAACTCCAGAAGAAGCTGGATAAGTTAAATTCAAATTACATTGAACTTAAAGAAACTATCCGGGCACAAGAGGCAAATCAGGAAGAAATTTTCCAGGAATGGAAAGCATGGCTTATTTCTTCAGGGCTCAGTCCAGAGCTCTCTCCTGAACATGTTCTTGAGATCTTTTCTGCAATCAGGGCTTGCCTGGAAAAACAAAAGAATATAAAAGAACTGGAAAAGCAGGTAAAGCTCAAAGAAGCTACTGTTAAAAAGTACGAAGAAAAAGCCTGTAGTATTCTGGAGGCCTGCAGAAGGCCTATTTCAGGAATTGCACTTGAAAGTGAAATAGCAAAGCTCAGGGAGGACGTGAGTTTTGCATTTAACCAGGCTGAAAGAGTGAGAAAACTTGAGGCTGAGTCTGAAGGCCTTAACCGTAAAAAAGAAGAGCTGGAAGCCCGGCTCCTTGAGGAGAAAAAGACACGTAATGCCTTTGCAGAAAAGTGGACTAACTGGCTTGGGACTTACGGTCTTGACCCTTCACTTTCAGTAGAAAGTGTGCTTGAAATCTTTTCGGTAATCTGGACATGTTTTGATAGGCAGCGGGCTATCCGGAAACTTGAAGAACAGATAGCTTCCAGCAGAAAGTCGATAGAAGCCTATGAAGCAAAGGTAGCCGGGGTAATGCAGGTATGTGGACGTCCGCTTTCCGGACTTTCTTTTGACACCCAGGTTGAAAAACTTCGTTCAGACCTTGAAAAGGCATCTGATGAGGCAAGAAACCTGCAGCAGCTGAAAACCAAATCGGAAGAACTCAAAATTGAACTTGAGGCAGCACGGGATAAATACAAAGAAGCTGCAGAAGAGCTTGCAGTCCTTCTTGGTTCCGGTTCTGCAGAGACGGAAGAAGAATTTTATGAAAACTCCCGGCTCTGGGCTCAACGAACCGAGCTAGAAAACAGGAAAAAAGAAGCTGAACAGCAGATCTGGAGAATTTCCGGAAGTGACGAAGAGTACAGGATTTTCATAAAAGAACTGCAAGCTTCTGATCCTTCAGGTTTGAAAGAAGAAAATCGCAGGCTGGAGGAATGCCTGAAATCTCTGGAACAGGATATTTCAGATACTATAGACAGGCGCGGAGCGATACGAAACCAGATTGGGCAGCTCGAACAAGGAAGTGAAGGTTCTCTGACAAGAGTAATGCAGGAAAGCCTGCTGGAAGAACTTCACGAAAAGTCAAGGGAATGGGCTTCTCTGGTTCTAGCTCGTGAGATCCTTGCTAAAGCAGTTAAAGTCTATGAAAAGGAAAGGCAGCCTGCAGTTATCGTGGAAGCCCAGGCCTTTTTCTCAAAAATTACCGGAGGCAGGTACACGAGGATTTATTCCCCACTCAACTCTACCGAAATCTATGTTGAAGACCGGGACGGGCGTCAGAAGAGCATTCAGGAACTCAGCAGGGGAACAGCCGAACAGCTTTATCTCTCTCTGCGCTTCGGTTTCATCAGGGAATTCGGCAGGCATTCGGAATCTCTTCCGATTGTTTTTGATGACGTGCTGGTGAATTTTGACCCTGAACGCTGCAAAAGCACCTGTGAAGCCATAAAGGACCTTGCATCAGATAACCAGATCTTTTATTTCACTTGCCATCCCGAAACCGTACGGATGCTTGTAGAAAGTTTTCCTGAAACCAGGGCTGTAGACCTTGACGCAGTATAA
- a CDS encoding DUF2795 domain-containing protein: MGKITIWEKSQYGENHNMGEKAMQASTTEVQSILGNIKYPATKNQVIDEARKQNIIGDTMQALENIPDREYNSADDIINEFEGFQKAVEIFHNRKYPATKQELINEARNLHVRDVIIRALEACPDKEYSSPADVIKECRASRQRR, translated from the coding sequence ATGGGAAAAATTACAATATGGGAAAAATCACAATACGGGGAAAATCACAATATGGGGGAAAAAGCAATGCAAGCAAGTACTACTGAAGTTCAGAGTATTTTAGGAAATATAAAATATCCTGCAACGAAGAATCAGGTCATCGACGAAGCCCGAAAGCAGAATATTATTGGTGACACAATGCAGGCTCTTGAAAACATTCCAGACCGGGAATACAACAGCGCTGATGACATTATCAATGAATTTGAAGGTTTTCAAAAGGCTGTCGAGATTTTCCATAACAGGAAATATCCTGCAACAAAGCAGGAGCTCATCAATGAAGCCAGGAACCTTCATGTCCGCGACGTAATAATAAGAGCTCTTGAGGCCTGCCCGGATAAAGAATACTCCAGCCCTGCTGATGTTATCAAAGAATGCAGAGCCAGCCGACAGAGAAGATAA
- a CDS encoding GyrI-like domain-containing protein, whose amino-acid sequence MYNPSAKEVSIVDVPEMSFLMIDGEGDPNTSQEYQDSIEALLKPKRIQYLIKLNYL is encoded by the coding sequence ATGTACAATCCATCTGCAAAAGAAGTGTCAATTGTAGACGTTCCTGAAATGAGTTTTCTAATGATAGACGGCGAAGGCGACCCTAATACCTCGCAGGAATATCAGGATTCCATAGAAGCATTGTTGAAACCGAAACGCATTCAGTATCTTATAAAGTTAAATTATCTCTGA